A segment of the Ipomoea triloba cultivar NCNSP0323 chromosome 1, ASM357664v1 genome:
aattaaatgtctTTATAGATTTTAGTGAGAagatattttcataattatttattttaatttctcgTCTCTCTCTTCTCTATCCTCTCTCCAAGATAGtttctcaataataataataataataataataataataataataataataataataattattattattattataacaataatatgtcatttctaagaaaaaaaaaaactgacctTCGGTCAAacacacaaaattattattattattattattattattattattattattatttacaaaatgcgtcatttttaaaaaaataatttttcaaattttcaaacagACCctatatttctttatacttaaTTATATAGCAACTAGCTAGCGCCGCattttgataaaatattatattggattcgACTCTTCAATCTAAagtcaaataatttaatatatcatattaaaatataatatataaaaataacaattttttttaaaaaaagtacttTACAAGATATATTTGAACTTAACTACCTAAGTGTGCATTCTTGACAGatacaatataaataatttatcacTATAATTCAACTCTTTTAAATTTGTAGCACTAACCACCACCTAATCCTTTATTTTCTTACACTTACACAGATGAACATGATATTTCACGAAGTTTTGAGGTTGTATCCACCACTCTCGGTCCTCTACCGCGTGACGAATGCAGATTCAAAATTAGGCAATATCACGTTACCAGCAGGAGTGGATGTGATAGTGCCATTGCTTTCATTACATGTCGACAAAGATTTGTGGGGTGATAATGCATTAGAGTTTAACCCTGAGAGGTTCAAAAATGGGATTGTAAATGCTTCCAAGATTCCAGGAGTTTATTATCCATTTGGTGGTGGGCCACGAGTATGCATCGGCCAAAATTTTGCATTGGTTGAAGGCAAGGTCACCTTGGCGGCAATCTTACAACGCTTTAGCTTTGAGCTTGCTTCATCTTATAAACACTCTCCTCAATGGAATATACTCATTCATCCTCACCATGTCAATTTGGTATTACACAAGTTATAAATTCTTAGAGTGTCAACACTATTACAAAGTAtgttgatatttatttatttattgtatcattttaaaactaaataggattcaaataaatataatattcgTCATCTCATTGAATCAGTGCCCTTCACTCCCAAATCCTCTATCAATACAATATGCATGAGACTCGATTTtcataaaatgaaaagaaactAGCTAGGTAAATGAGTTAGAGAATGTGtgaatatatttatgtatgtatgtttaaaGGTTTACTAGTA
Coding sequences within it:
- the LOC116011699 gene encoding cytochrome P450 72A225-like, giving the protein MRVYQEAVAGGTTSSDLLGILLESNLNEIESGNNKGLSGDDVIEECKLFYLAGQESSTNFIAWTLILLGKHLEWQQRVRDEVIQVFGSATIQPYDFHKLNQLKIMNMIFHEVLRLYPPLSVLYRVTNADSKLGNITLPAGVDVIVPLLSLHVDKDLWGDNALEFNPERFKNGIVNASKIPGVYYPFGGGPRVCIGQNFALVEGKVTLAAILQRFSFELASSYKHSPQWNILIHPHHVNLVLHKL